CATTTTTTTCCGAAAATCTATAAGGCAGAGCTGGAAAAAAGCGGTCGGGACCAACGTATTAATCCATCCTGGAAAGTAGAGACTTCATTACGGTTGATGGATGAAGGGAATATCGCAAAAGCATATCTTTCACTTCCCTTTACCCCAATATATCAGACCTCTATTATCGAAAGAAAAATCGTGAGGGAATGTAATGAATTGGCAGCCACAATAATACAGGCCTACCCGAATAGATTTGGAGCATTTGCTTCCATCCCCTATATGAATATCGATAATTGCCTAAAAGAAATAGCGTATTCTTTGGATGTCCTGAATCTTGACGGTATTATTCTTCATTCTAATACAGAAGGTGAAATTCCCTATCCTTCCGATTTGGAGGTTTTGTATTCGGAATTGGATAAAAGAAAGGCAGTGGTTTTTGTTCATCCTAATACAAGCGCTAAAAAGCGTCTCCTTGACGCACCAGCCTATAAGGGTGATATAGAATACTATTTTGATATAGCCCGATTTATCGTAGCTCAATTATTCAACGGCACTCTTGAGAAGTACCCAAATATTAGATATATCCTGGCAAATGGGGGCGGTATTGTTCCTTTTTATGCCCAGAGAATAAGCAAACCATATTATCTCAA
This portion of the Sediminispirochaeta bajacaliforniensis DSM 16054 genome encodes:
- a CDS encoding amidohydrolase family protein — protein: MKTISKIDIHHHFFPKIYKAELEKSGRDQRINPSWKVETSLRLMDEGNIAKAYLSLPFTPIYQTSIIERKIVRECNELAATIIQAYPNRFGAFASIPYMNIDNCLKEIAYSLDVLNLDGIILHSNTEGEIPYPSDLEVLYSELDKRKAVVFVHPNTSAKKRLLDAPAYKGDIEYYFDIARFIVAQLFNGTLEKYPNIRYILANGGGIVPFYAQRISKPYYLNGKRLRWGKIIKDMSRRKNSGEELLSNLYYETATVLERDFISALKNVVDSGHILFGSNYGENQRNDLNISIDQLVLDGIFNESEANAVFSLNAKRLLEEKPHR